CCGGCGCGATGCGGTGGCGCACATCATAGAACGGAATGTTGCGGGCCAACTCGGCAACGAACTCCGGGCGTTCCGGCCGCGGCCCGACCAGACTCATTTCCCCGCGCAGGACATTGAACAGCTGCGGCAATTCGTCAATGCGATATTTGCGCAGGATACGCCCGACACGGGTAACACGCGGATCGTCGCGTTGCGCCCAGACGGGCACACCGCTCCGCTCGGCATCCACGCTCATGCTGCGAAATTTCCAGATCGAAAAGGCGTGCCCCCCCCTTCCCGTGCGGATCTGTCGATAGAACACGGGTGCATCCAACCCGTCTTCCACGCGAATCGCCAGCGCGGCCAACACCATGAACGGGGCCACCAGACCTAACAACAGCATCGCCGCCACTGTATCGAACACCCGCTTGCCGTAAGGATAGAGTGCGCTGCCGAATCCACCTGTGGTGTATACCAGCGCTGCCGGCTGGAGCAGATCCAGAAACACCTTGCCGGTCTCCCGCTCGGCAAAACCGATCGCGTCGGTTACCCGAATTCCCAAAGCACGGCATTCCAGCAATGCCTGCAACGGGAGCAAACCGCGTCGTTCATCGGGTGCCACGACGATTTCATCCACCCGCAGCCGGCGCGCCAATTCATCCAGTCGATTCGTGGCAACGCGCACGATCGGCCCGGGCAGCGTTTCGGCCAGTTGATCGGCGGATAGCGGCATGAACCCAACCAGCCGCGATCCGCGCGGTTTCCCCAAGCGGGCGAACAGATCCGCGGCCCGCTGTCCGGCGCCCAGCACCAATACCCGCGGCTTGATCAGTGCGGCTTCCCCCCAGCGCTGAAACAGGATCTGCGTGGTAAGCAGCGCGGGCGCGACGAACAGCAAGGTCAGCGCCATGATGCCGCGTCCCAGATACAGACCAGGCAACAGGTAGTACAACAGCGCCAGACCCGCCCAGGTCAGGCCGCAAGCCGCCACCACCCGAACCGCCATTTCCTCTGTCCGCATCAGCGCGAAACGCTGATACATGCCCAAGGCGTACATCGTCGTCACTAGCACCAGCGAGAATGCGGCTACCTTGGGTGCCAGCGGGGCAATGCTCTCCACGCCGGGCCGGCCGACATGAATGAAACGCAAGGCGGTCGCCGCAAGAACGGCGAGCGCACTCAGCCCCATCTGCACCAGCGCCAGGGCCATGTAGCGATCGTGAAAAGCCTGTTTGATCGGGCGCAACGGCATCATCCGACGGAAAGGGAAGGGCTCGCCGGAACGCTACGCCGGCACACGAGAGGGCGATTCTAGGGAGCAGCGCCCCGTCCCTCAAGCTCAGACGGCCCGCGTCGTCAGACGCAGCATCTGATTGACAGCCTCTTCCAGCTGCTTGAGGGTGGCGCATTCGCGCACCACATGGCACAGCGGCTGGTAGGTTGCAATGATCGAGTCACCAGTGTTCCAGGTCACGAATGGCTCCGGATTGAGCCAGATCAGATGGCGACTGCGCTGACCGATGAGCTTGAGCAGATCGGCGCGCGGATCGCCCAGATTGTTGCGCGCATCACCGAGGAACAGAACGGTCGTGCGTGGCGTGAAGGCATCCAGATGTCGCTCCACCAGATGCGCGAGCGTGCGCCCGTAGTCAGTCGGACCGACGGGCGCTGCCGCCTGCGCGGCCTCCAGCGCGGTCGCCACCGGTTGTTCATCGAAGATGTCGGTGACTTCCACCACATCGGCGCAGAACGTGAAGCTGCGGATGCGATCCATCACCTCGCTCAGGGAATGCAGGAACAGCAGCAAAAAGCGCGTGTAATCGGAGACCGAGCGACTCACATCGCAGATCACCACCACACGCGGTCGATCGACGCGGATGCGCCGCCAATGGATGTTGAACAGCTCACCATCGAAGCCCATGTTGCGGCGCAGGGTGCGGCGGACATCGAGCTGGCCACGCCGGGCTCGGCGCGCTCGGCGTGCATGCTGGCGCGCCAGACGCCGCGCCAGACGCTGGGTCAGTTCGGTCATGCGGGCGATGTCGTCTTCTTCCAGCTTGTTGAGCCGCCGCTCCGACAATGCCTGTTCGCGCAAGGCCTCGCCCGAAGCGCCGGTATACAGGGCCACCTGTTGCTGAACGAAGGTCTTCATCTGATCGATCAGGTAGGCCCGCCCCTCGCGCAGCCGGCGGGCACGATCCGAGCTGCCCTGCCCGCTGCGCTCGAGCTGCGCCAGTTCCTGATCGAGTCGATCGAGTCCCATACGGGCGGTGAGCCTCTGCATGACCACCCCACGCTGGGTGAACAGCGTCATCTCGCTCACCCCCACCTCGCGCACCGCCTCGCGCAGGCTCGACATCAGCCCGGCGCGATCGCCGCGCAAGAGCTGCTCGACCAGTGTCGATGCCTCGCTTTCGCTCTCGGGGGCGATTGCTCCCTCGTCGGTCGCCAGATAGTCCTGATGATCCGCATCGGCGAAGGCCTCCGCCGTGAAGTAACGATCGAAGGCCGCAAAGAATCGCGCCTTTTCGTCCACGGTCTTGGCCAGCGTCACGCCCAGACCTTCGCGCAGCACCTCGCGGTCACCGTAGCCCAGCACCCGCACCACCTCGTGCGCCTCCAGGGCCTCGGCGACGGATACCCGCACCTGTGCGCCACGTACCGCCTGGATGAAATCGGCCAGTACCCGATCCATCAGCTCAGCCCGTCACGACGGTGCGGGACTCATGAAGCAGCGTTGTCATCTCCTGTTCGACACGGCGAATGTCCTCCTCGAACTTCAGGAACACGCTCAAGGTTTCGCGCACCAGGCTTTCCTCCAGCGCGTCGGCATGCATCAGCACCAGCACACGTGCCCAGTCCACCGTCTCGCTGACCGACGGATGTTTCTTGAGATCGACTTGGCGGATGCGCTGAATGAAGGCAACCAACTGATCGCGCAGCGCCTCGTCGATCCCCGGCACGCGCACGCCCACGATGCGCCGTTCCAGTGCTGCGTCGGGATAGGGAATGTACAGATGCAGACAGCGACGCTTGAGCGCATCGCTCATCTCGCGGGTGTTGTTGCTGGTGAGCAGCACGAACGGGCGATGCTGCGCGGCAATGGTCCCGATTTCGGGCACCGTGACCTGGAAATCCGACAGAATCTCGAGCAGCAGTGCCTCGAATTCCTGATCCGACTTGTCCACCTCGTCGACCAGCAGGACGCAGCCCTCGGGTTCCTGCAAAGCCTTCAGCAGCGGACGGGGTTCGAGAAAGTGCTCGGAGAAGAACACATCCTCATGCGCATGCAGGCGGGCGGTCGCCGCCTCCAGCGTCACGGCGTCGCCCATCACCTCGTGCAGTTTCTCTTTCAGCAACTGGATATAGAGCAACTGCTTGCCGTATTTCCATTCATAGATCGCCTTGGATTCGTCGAGCCCTTCATAGCACTGCAGACGCACCAGCGGCTGCTCCAGATAGCGCGCCACGGTCTTGGCCAGCTCGGTCTTGCCGACTCCCGCGGGGCCTTCGACCAGGATGGGACGGCCCAGATGATGCGCCACGAACAGACAGGTCGCGATGCGACGACTGCAGATATAGTCCATCGCGGCAAAATCCTCGACGATGGCGTCGACGCTGGCGAAACGTTCCAAACTCACGCGTTCACACTCCCTGTGTCATGGTCTGATCGAGCAGTTGACGGCCCAATCGGTCGTGGCCACGGGATTCACCCCGCAGCAGAAAAAAACTGACGTGTTGCAGCGCACTGACGTCGCCGGGCGCCAGACCGGCCTGTCGCGCCAGAGAGACCAGACCCGCCTGCGCGATCTTGAGCTGCCCCAAAGCTCCGGTGAGCATGGCCTCATGCCGCCCATCCGAAGCCGGACACGCAGCAAGATGACTCAGCGTCGCCGCCAGCGCCGCGACCGGTGCCATGGCCTGCCCCAGTTCCCCGGCCACCACCTTGCCGCTCGCGGCAATGGCATCGCCCAGCCGGCCGGCCAATCCCAGGGCATACGCCAGGAGGAAGGCTTGCTCACCCAAGCGAAACGGTTTGGCCCATTCCGTCAACGCGCTGCCTTCCGCCCCCAGCAGGGCCGAGGCCGGCAGCATCACTTCGGAAAAGTGCACACGGGCATGACTGGCCGGCCACAGTGAAACCGGGGCGGTCACGTTTTCCACGGTCACACCCGCAGCCGCGCGCGGCACCGCGAAGAGGGAAAATTGTTGCCGGCCAGCGTGGCGCGCCGTGACCGCCAGGACCAGAAAGACGGCAGCTTCCGCGCCATGGGTCACCGGTGACTTGACCCCGGACAATCGCCACGTATCGCCGATTCGGCCGGCATGAGTGGACAGATACTTGGGGTTGGCCCCGACCCCGGGTTCTGACGTGGCGACCGCCACCAGTTGCCGGCCCTGAATCAGCGCATCGCGCACCGCGGTCCGTTCCGGGTCGCCATCGGCGACCGCGAAATAATGGCCGGCCACCCACGCTTCGAACAACACGGCAAGCGCCGGTCCGGCCGGCCAATTCGCACGCCCGAGCCGCTCCGCCAGCGCCGAAAGTGAAAGCGCATCGCCGCCGTCGGCGTCTGTCGAAACCGGCGAACTGATCCTGATCAAGCCGTTGGCCGCGACGGCCTGCCACCATGTCCACGGAAAGCCTTCAGCGGGCGCCGGGAGTTCGGGCAATTGCGTGGTAACGGCATCGGCCAGATCCGACCTCAGCCAGCAGGAGGAAAACAAACCCGTCATCGAGGACCCATCAAATCCAGCGCAACTCAACTGAGCGAACCCATTCAGAGCAGCCAGCGTAGCAAACCCGTCACCGTTCAACCATCAGCCTTCGCCTCGCTGGATTCGTCTGCCCTTCCGGAATCACGGCCGTCCCATCCGGTCTGGTACAGGAGAACGCCCCATGGCCCGCAATGCACGCAGTCATCACCTGACCCAAGGACCACAGCGCACCCCGAACCGGGCCTTGTTCCGCGCAACCGGCTTTACGGATACTGACTTCGACAAGCCCGTGGTGGGCATTGCCAACGGCTTCAACACAACGGCCCCATGCAACATGGGCCTGAACACACTCGCCGCGCGCGCAGACTGGGCGCTTCGCGAGGCCGGGGCCATGCCGCAACGCTTCGGAACCATCGCCGTTTCCGGCGGCGTTTCCATGGGGACCCCGGGGGCGCGCTACGCGCTGGTGTCACGCGAGGTCGTTGCCGATTCCATCGAAACAGTCTGCGATGGCCAGCTCATGGATGGGCTGCTGGCCATCGGCGCCGGTGACAACGACATCCCAGGCGCCCTGATGGCGATCGCCCGCCTCAACATCCCTGCGGTCTTCGTCCATGGCGGGACCATGAAGCCGGGCCACCTTCATGGTCGTGACCTGAGTATCGTCAGTGCCATCGAAGCCGTCGGCGCCTACGGTGCCCAAAGGATCGATTTGCACACATTGCTGGACATCGAACGCCATGCCTGCCCCGGCGCCGGTGGCGGGATGTCCGCCGCCAACACCATGGCGGCCGCAGCCGAAGCGCTCGGGATGAGTCTGGCGCGCTCCTCGACCGGGGCGGCCGAAGACGCTGAAACGGCGGACAACGCGGGCGCCTCCGCCCGGGCCTTGATGCGGGCGATCGATCTGAACCTCCGGCCGCGCGATCTGCTCACCCGTGAGGCTTTCGAGAATGCCATCGCGCTGGTCATGGCGATCGGCGGCTCGACCGATGCGGTCCTGCACCTGCTTGCCATTGCCCATGCTGCCGAGGTGCCGCTGAGCATCGATGATTTCGAGGCGATTCGGCGCAAGGTGCCGGTTTTGTGTGACCTCAAGCCGGCAGGTCGATACATGACGACCGATTTTCATCGTGCGGGCGGGGTTCCGCAGGTCCTGCGTTTGCTGCTCGATCATGGTTTGCTGCATGGGGACTCACGCACCATTTCCGGCCGGACCCTGGCCGAAACACTCGCGATCATCCCCGGCGAACCCGACCCACAACAAGCTGTCATTCGCCCTTGGCGCGATCCCGTTCACTCCGAAGGTTCGGTGGCCGTTTTTCGGGGGAATCTCGCGCCCGGGGGCGCTGTCGCCTGGATTGCGGGTATCACATCGCGCAGCCTCACCGGACCGGCGCGGATCTTCGATTCGGAGCAAGCAGCCCTGGCTGCGATTCTCGACCACCGAATCCATGCGGGCGATGTCATCGTCATTCGTGGTCAGGGCCCGCAAGGCGGTCCGGGGATGTGTGCACTCATGATCGTCACATCGATCCTCGTCGCGACCGGTTTGGGCCATCAGGTGGGCTTGATCACCGATGGACGCGTCTCGAGCGATCCCCATAGCCTGGTTGTGGGCCACATCACCCCGGAAGCGGCCGTCGGTGGCCCCATTGCGCTGCTCCAGGAGAGCGACTCCATCACCATCGATATCGACCATCAGCGCCTTGACGTTCAACTAAGTGAAGCCGATCTGGCCAGCCGACAGGCCCAGTGGCATCAACCCGCGGAAACTGCGAAGCCAGGCGCCGTGCTGACCAAATACGCCAAACTGGTCTCCAGCGCCAGTGAAGGCGCGGTGACCCGTTGAAGATGTGCCTGTCGCCGCGCAAGACCGCAACCTCAACCATTCATCCGCCCCATTGAGCGCCGCTTGACACCGGCCCGATGATTGCAGGCACTGGCATCCGAGCGATCCGGCCACCTGAATCATCTCGCCCGCTCACACGCAATCCGCCCGCAGATCAGACACGCGTCAAATACTGGAAAATCAGTTGGTTCCTTGCTATTCCCTAGAGACAGGGCATCGCCTCACCGGAGGCTGAGCGCCGATCCCTGCCAATCCGAATCCAACAACGACTGTGCGGAGGAGACCTCATGAGCACCCCCCAACCCACCGCGATCCGGCCGCCACCACTGACGGAGGTCCAAACGCGGGCCAATCCTTATCAACCGATTCTCGACAGACAGCGTCGCGCCCTACGCGAGCAGGGTTTTCCGGATGTCACACGGCGGGTCGCCGCACTGGAAGCCCTGGCGCGCAGCATCGGTGCCCACGCCGATGAATTGGTGCGAGCCGTGCAGGCCGACTTCGGCCACCGCTCACCGCATGAGACCATTGCCAGCGAAGTGTTGGGCGCGCTGGCCGAAATTCGCCTCACGAAAGGCAAGATCAAGGGCTGGGCCAAGCCCAAGCGCCCGCCGCTGCTGTCGGGCCTTCCCGGCGGGCGGATCTACTATCAACCCAAGGGCGTCGTCGGCATCATGGGCGCCTGGAACTACCCCGTCATGTTGGTGCTTTCCCCGCTGATCGGCGCACTCGCCGCCGGCAACCATGTCATGATCAAGCCGCCGGACATGACCCCGCGCACGGCCGAGGTGCTCAAGCGCATGCTGGGGGAAATCTTCGATGCGTCCTACGTAACGGTAGTCACCGGAGATGTGCAGGCCGCCATCGATTTCTCCGCCCTGCCCTTCGATCATCTGATGTACACCGGCAACACCGAAATCGGCCGACGCGTAATGATGGCCGCGGCGCGCAATCTGACGCCGGTCACGCTTGAACTCGGCGGCAAGTCACCGACCGTCATTACCGATGACTACCCCCTGGACAAGGCAGCCAACCGCATCCTGCTCGGCAAGGGGGTCAATGCGGGGCAGACTTGTATCGCGCCCGACTATGTGCTGATTTCCCGTCATCGCCAGCAGGCCTTCCTCGAGGCCTGGACCCGGGCGGTCAGCCAGCGCTATCCCACTTTGGCCGACAACCCGGACGTCACTTGGATCATCAACGATCGCCACTACAACCGCCTGCAGGCCATGATCGAAGACGCGCGCGCCAAGGGCGCCCAAGTGCACGAAATCAACCCGGCCGGCGAAGCCATCCCCGAAAGCAAACGCGTCATCGCGCCGACCGTCATCACCGGCGTCACCGACGACATGCGCGTCATGCAGGAAGAAATCTTCGGACCGATATTGCCCATCCGTGCGGTGGACAGCCTGAACGAAGCCCTCGATTACATTATGGACCGTCCGCGCCCGCTGGCGCTGTATTACTTCGATGAGGATCGAGGACGAGCCGAACGGGTCATGGCCGAAACCATCTCGGGCGGGGCCTGCGTCAACGACACCGTTGTGCATCTGGCCAACTTCAACATGCCCTTCGGCGGCACAGGGGACAGCGGCGCAGGGGCCTACCATGGATTCTGGGGATTCACGGAGTTCTCCCACAAAAAATCGGTGCAATTCCAGAGCAAGCGCTTTTCCCCCGCCCAGTTCATCCGCGGCCCCTACCCCGTCAAGGCTTATGGGTATCTCCAGCGCGCAGTGCGCTTTTTGAGCTGAGTTTCCACAAAGTTTCTCGGTGCACACCAAAAAAGATCGGCACACCTGGAATCCAGGTGTGCCGCTTCTTATCGACCCGGCATCTGAGGCCGGGCGGTCAGTAGCCGCTTAGGCCGGCAGCAGGCTGCAATCCGGCGGTGGCTGGCTGCCTCGCAGCAGTTCTTCGCGACTGTAGCCATAGGTCTCGTTTTCCAGATACGACACCCCACTCTTCACATTCTGCTCTGCGGCCAGACGACGCTCAGCCTCCGAAGCCATGTTGCGATCCCATTCGAGTAGCAGCGGGCTGATCTTCTTGAACCACAGCGGTGGAATCAGGGCATAGAAGAAGGTCGTCGTGTAACCGGCCGGCGCGTGTGGTGCTTCGTGCACCAGCGGCTTCAGGTTCCAAAACTCCACGCTGGCATCTGCATGGTGATGGGCGTGACGGTTGATGGCACACAGAA
The genomic region above belongs to Candidatus Macondimonas diazotrophica and contains:
- a CDS encoding TIGR03013 family XrtA/PEP-CTERM system glycosyltransferase, translating into MRPIKQAFHDRYMALALVQMGLSALAVLAATALRFIHVGRPGVESIAPLAPKVAAFSLVLVTTMYALGMYQRFALMRTEEMAVRVVAACGLTWAGLALLYYLLPGLYLGRGIMALTLLFVAPALLTTQILFQRWGEAALIKPRVLVLGAGQRAADLFARLGKPRGSRLVGFMPLSADQLAETLPGPIVRVATNRLDELARRLRVDEIVVAPDERRGLLPLQALLECRALGIRVTDAIGFAERETGKVFLDLLQPAALVYTTGGFGSALYPYGKRVFDTVAAMLLLGLVAPFMVLAALAIRVEDGLDAPVFYRQIRTGRGGHAFSIWKFRSMSVDAERSGVPVWAQRDDPRVTRVGRILRKYRIDELPQLFNVLRGEMSLVGPRPERPEFVAELARNIPFYDVRHRIAPGLTGWAQLNYRYGDTEADAREKLQYDLYYLKHQSLLFDLMICLLTVEVVLFGKGAR
- a CDS encoding VWA domain-containing protein — its product is MDRVLADFIQAVRGAQVRVSVAEALEAHEVVRVLGYGDREVLREGLGVTLAKTVDEKARFFAAFDRYFTAEAFADADHQDYLATDEGAIAPESESEASTLVEQLLRGDRAGLMSSLREAVREVGVSEMTLFTQRGVVMQRLTARMGLDRLDQELAQLERSGQGSSDRARRLREGRAYLIDQMKTFVQQQVALYTGASGEALREQALSERRLNKLEEDDIARMTELTQRLARRLARQHARRARRARRGQLDVRRTLRRNMGFDGELFNIHWRRIRVDRPRVVVICDVSRSVSDYTRFLLLFLHSLSEVMDRIRSFTFCADVVEVTDIFDEQPVATALEAAQAAAPVGPTDYGRTLAHLVERHLDAFTPRTTVLFLGDARNNLGDPRADLLKLIGQRSRHLIWLNPEPFVTWNTGDSIIATYQPLCHVVRECATLKQLEEAVNQMLRLTTRAV
- a CDS encoding AAA family ATPase — encoded protein: MSLERFASVDAIVEDFAAMDYICSRRIATCLFVAHHLGRPILVEGPAGVGKTELAKTVARYLEQPLVRLQCYEGLDESKAIYEWKYGKQLLYIQLLKEKLHEVMGDAVTLEAATARLHAHEDVFFSEHFLEPRPLLKALQEPEGCVLLVDEVDKSDQEFEALLLEILSDFQVTVPEIGTIAAQHRPFVLLTSNNTREMSDALKRRCLHLYIPYPDAALERRIVGVRVPGIDEALRDQLVAFIQRIRQVDLKKHPSVSETVDWARVLVLMHADALEESLVRETLSVFLKFEEDIRRVEQEMTTLLHESRTVVTG
- a CDS encoding acyl-CoA dehydrogenase family protein; protein product: MTGLFSSCWLRSDLADAVTTQLPELPAPAEGFPWTWWQAVAANGLIRISSPVSTDADGGDALSLSALAERLGRANWPAGPALAVLFEAWVAGHYFAVADGDPERTAVRDALIQGRQLVAVATSEPGVGANPKYLSTHAGRIGDTWRLSGVKSPVTHGAEAAVFLVLAVTARHAGRQQFSLFAVPRAAAGVTVENVTAPVSLWPASHARVHFSEVMLPASALLGAEGSALTEWAKPFRLGEQAFLLAYALGLAGRLGDAIAASGKVVAGELGQAMAPVAALAATLSHLAACPASDGRHEAMLTGALGQLKIAQAGLVSLARQAGLAPGDVSALQHVSFFLLRGESRGHDRLGRQLLDQTMTQGV
- the ilvD gene encoding dihydroxy-acid dehydratase; amino-acid sequence: MARNARSHHLTQGPQRTPNRALFRATGFTDTDFDKPVVGIANGFNTTAPCNMGLNTLAARADWALREAGAMPQRFGTIAVSGGVSMGTPGARYALVSREVVADSIETVCDGQLMDGLLAIGAGDNDIPGALMAIARLNIPAVFVHGGTMKPGHLHGRDLSIVSAIEAVGAYGAQRIDLHTLLDIERHACPGAGGGMSAANTMAAAAEALGMSLARSSTGAAEDAETADNAGASARALMRAIDLNLRPRDLLTREAFENAIALVMAIGGSTDAVLHLLAIAHAAEVPLSIDDFEAIRRKVPVLCDLKPAGRYMTTDFHRAGGVPQVLRLLLDHGLLHGDSRTISGRTLAETLAIIPGEPDPQQAVIRPWRDPVHSEGSVAVFRGNLAPGGAVAWIAGITSRSLTGPARIFDSEQAALAAILDHRIHAGDVIVIRGQGPQGGPGMCALMIVTSILVATGLGHQVGLITDGRVSSDPHSLVVGHITPEAAVGGPIALLQESDSITIDIDHQRLDVQLSEADLASRQAQWHQPAETAKPGAVLTKYAKLVSSASEGAVTR
- a CDS encoding coniferyl aldehyde dehydrogenase, yielding MSTPQPTAIRPPPLTEVQTRANPYQPILDRQRRALREQGFPDVTRRVAALEALARSIGAHADELVRAVQADFGHRSPHETIASEVLGALAEIRLTKGKIKGWAKPKRPPLLSGLPGGRIYYQPKGVVGIMGAWNYPVMLVLSPLIGALAAGNHVMIKPPDMTPRTAEVLKRMLGEIFDASYVTVVTGDVQAAIDFSALPFDHLMYTGNTEIGRRVMMAAARNLTPVTLELGGKSPTVITDDYPLDKAANRILLGKGVNAGQTCIAPDYVLISRHRQQAFLEAWTRAVSQRYPTLADNPDVTWIINDRHYNRLQAMIEDARAKGAQVHEINPAGEAIPESKRVIAPTVITGVTDDMRVMQEEIFGPILPIRAVDSLNEALDYIMDRPRPLALYYFDEDRGRAERVMAETISGGACVNDTVVHLANFNMPFGGTGDSGAGAYHGFWGFTEFSHKKSVQFQSKRFSPAQFIRGPYPVKAYGYLQRAVRFLS